The region CGTTGAAGAACCGTTTTTCCATCAATTTCCATCATTAATTTGCCTGGAAGACGAGTTGACTGATAACGTGCAGGGATAACAACATGGAAATTAAAGTTCATAAGGATTCCTTTTCCTCAAGTGGAATTAAGCGCGCTTCTTGCTCAAGCATGACTGGAATGCCATCTTTAATTGGGTAGGCAAGTCTATCAAAGCGACAAATAAGTTCTTCATTTTTAAGTAATAATTTCCCTTTACATAAAGGGCACACTAATATTTCTAAGAGACGTTTATCCAAAAGAGCTCCTTTACTTTAGCTTGTAACTACAGGGCTTAACTTGATTTATGAACTTAAATTAAAAGGGATAATAAGAGCTCTTATTATATTGGTCAAGTTAAAAGGATTTGCCTTGGGAAGAAAATTATATCTCGTTGGTGTAGGCTAGGGTAAAATTCTTAAATTTAAAATGAATGACCATTTTAGGAGTTACAGGCAATAATGGACTGTCATAAGTAGCCTGGGTGCAGGCCTCTTAGGCCGAAACCCGGGGTTCACTGCGTTGCATCTAGGCTATTTGCTAATACAGCCCGATCTACATCTGTCATTCCCGCGTAGGCGGGCATCCATGTTAAAATTAGCCTCAGCGTTAATTGAGAGATTGATCCCTACCTACGCGGGGATGTGCGGGGATGACAGAAGTAGCCTGGGCGCAGGCCTTTAGGCCGGAACCCGGGTTTCACTTCGTTGCACCCAGGCTACTTGATATATGATTTAATCTTGTAATTAGCCTGATTTTGGCGGATGTGCCACTTGATTACGTATGTAAATGGGTAAGGCTTCTTCTGCTTTAATTGGCGAAATAGATTGTGATTGTACTAAATGGAGCATTGTAGCAGCATTTATAGAAACCTCTTGCTGCTTTATGATATTGGCTCGTAACATTTCAGGTAAATTTGAAAAGTAAGGCATAAAATTAATACCTACTAATTGTAATGGCTCTGTAGGAATAATATTGATATCGTTTGCTGCCGATACATACTCAGGTATATCTGTTGGCGAAGACTTATCATAATAAGCCCAATAAACTTGGTTCATACGCGCATCAATCAAGGCTAA is a window of Legionella busanensis DNA encoding:
- a CDS encoding Trm112 family protein, coding for MDKRLLEILVCPLCKGKLLLKNEELICRFDRLAYPIKDGIPVMLEQEARLIPLEEKESL